A region of Faecalibacterium taiwanense DNA encodes the following proteins:
- the rbr gene encoding rubrerythrin — protein MELKGTKTEKNLMEAFAGESQARNKYTFFASMAKKEGYEQLAAIFEETAGNEKEHAKIWFKLLCGGAIPDTLTCLDMAAGGEHDEWTEMYPRMAKEAKEEGFPQIAALFTMVAQIEKEHEERYRALAENLKNNKVFAREEQQVWQCRNCGYTYIGKSAPLKCPVCAHPQSYFELKKINY, from the coding sequence ATGGAACTGAAGGGTACCAAAACCGAGAAAAATCTGATGGAAGCGTTTGCAGGCGAGAGCCAGGCACGCAACAAGTACACTTTCTTTGCCAGCATGGCAAAAAAAGAAGGCTACGAGCAGCTGGCCGCGATCTTTGAGGAGACCGCCGGCAATGAGAAGGAGCACGCAAAGATCTGGTTCAAGCTACTGTGCGGCGGCGCGATCCCCGATACCCTGACTTGTCTGGACATGGCAGCAGGCGGTGAGCACGACGAGTGGACCGAGATGTACCCCCGCATGGCCAAGGAGGCCAAAGAAGAGGGCTTCCCTCAGATCGCAGCACTGTTCACCATGGTGGCACAGATCGAGAAGGAGCACGAGGAGCGCTACCGTGCGCTGGCCGAAAACCTGAAAAACAACAAGGTCTTTGCCCGCGAGGAGCAGCAGGTATGGCAGTGCCGGAACTGCGGCTACACCTATATCGGCAAGTCCGCACCGCTCAAGTGCCCGGTGTGCGCACATCCGCAGAGCTACTTTGAGCTGAAAAAGATCAACTACTAA
- a CDS encoding Ig-like domain-containing protein: MKQGFKACVCAVVLCAELFAAGALSAYAAQGQPLPDSGMTLDTAELTLDITEGDPAPVAYLNVQAPNDYFFLIWTSSDPAVASVDGTGRVTGHAEGTAAVTARNERGEKTTCTITVRKSTASRLVLNTSDLTLTITEQEPAPTKQLKLEQNKGGFTYVRQWVSSNPAVASVSTNGTVKAQGSGKAVISALTTAGQVLRCTVTVTSEIGRVQMSKNAMLLQAVGASQKLTAQAAGTKNGTMTWLSSNPGVATVSADGMVTGVGDGETMILAVTPEGRADACYVAVGAAAWRFRSEDELAETLTLTGQLPYSDGK, translated from the coding sequence ATGAAGCAGGGGTTCAAAGCGTGTGTTTGTGCAGTGGTGCTGTGCGCAGAACTGTTTGCAGCCGGGGCCTTGTCGGCCTATGCTGCGCAGGGGCAGCCGCTGCCGGACAGCGGCATGACATTGGACACTGCCGAACTGACGCTGGATATCACCGAAGGAGACCCGGCCCCGGTGGCCTACCTGAATGTGCAGGCACCCAACGACTACTTCTTTCTGATCTGGACTTCCAGTGATCCGGCAGTGGCATCGGTGGACGGCACCGGCAGGGTGACCGGCCATGCCGAGGGCACTGCGGCCGTCACGGCCCGCAATGAGCGCGGCGAAAAGACCACCTGTACCATCACGGTGCGCAAAAGCACAGCCAGCCGCTTGGTGCTGAACACCAGCGATCTGACGCTTACCATTACAGAGCAGGAGCCTGCCCCGACGAAACAGCTGAAGCTGGAACAGAACAAAGGCGGGTTTACCTATGTGCGGCAGTGGGTCAGCAGCAACCCGGCGGTGGCATCGGTAAGCACAAACGGTACCGTAAAGGCGCAGGGGTCCGGCAAGGCCGTCATCAGCGCACTGACCACAGCCGGGCAGGTGCTGCGCTGCACGGTAACGGTCACATCGGAGATCGGACGGGTGCAGATGAGCAAAAATGCCATGTTGCTGCAGGCAGTGGGAGCCAGTCAGAAGCTGACCGCGCAGGCTGCAGGCACCAAAAACGGAACGATGACATGGCTCAGCAGCAATCCGGGCGTGGCAACTGTGAGTGCGGATGGCATGGTAACGGGGGTGGGCGACGGTGAAACGATGATCCTTGCCGTTACACCGGAGGGTCGTGCCGATGCCTGCTATGTGGCCGTGGGAGCGGCGGCGTGGCGGTTCCGCTCGGAGGACGAACTTGCCGAAACGCTGACCCTGACCGGCCAGCTGCCCTATTCGGATGGAAAGTAA
- a CDS encoding ribonuclease Z — translation MLTITLLGTAATMPLPDRALSAAFAACGGHGLLWDCGEGTQAAAHRAGVNLMRADAICLTHYHGDHIFGLPGLLQTLGAQGRTRPLALLGPEGLPDIWAAVRALTGPLPYPVKPQVLMPGQPLALDALSEGWPAGARLVPFATKHRVKSLGYRLELPRAGKFSPEQARALGVPVQQWKLLQKGQSVAVEGRTVQPAQVLGAPRKGLSVVFSGDTAPCTYYLQAAHDADLLICDATYALPEQEDQARQWGHSTFGQSASLAAQARAKRLWLTHYSPMITDPEEYAAQAQSIFPAAECGFDGKSITLQYEEAQP, via the coding sequence ATGCTGACCATTACACTGCTGGGCACTGCGGCTACCATGCCACTGCCGGACCGGGCACTCTCGGCGGCGTTTGCTGCCTGCGGCGGCCACGGCCTGCTGTGGGACTGCGGCGAGGGCACTCAGGCAGCGGCACACCGGGCAGGCGTGAACCTGATGCGGGCAGATGCCATCTGCCTGACCCACTACCATGGCGACCACATCTTTGGTCTGCCGGGCCTTTTGCAGACTCTGGGGGCGCAGGGCCGCACAAGGCCGCTTGCGCTGCTGGGTCCGGAGGGCCTGCCGGATATCTGGGCGGCGGTGCGGGCACTGACCGGCCCGCTGCCCTATCCGGTGAAGCCGCAGGTGCTTATGCCGGGCCAGCCGCTGGCGCTGGATGCGCTGAGCGAGGGCTGGCCTGCCGGTGCGCGGCTGGTGCCGTTTGCCACAAAGCACCGGGTAAAAAGCCTTGGCTACCGGCTGGAGCTGCCCCGTGCAGGCAAATTCTCGCCGGAGCAGGCCCGGGCGCTGGGGGTGCCGGTGCAGCAATGGAAGCTGCTGCAGAAAGGGCAGAGCGTTGCCGTGGAGGGCAGAACGGTGCAGCCTGCGCAGGTGCTGGGCGCCCCGCGCAAGGGGTTGAGCGTGGTATTTTCCGGCGATACGGCCCCCTGCACGTATTATTTGCAGGCGGCGCATGACGCAGACCTGCTGATATGCGATGCCACCTATGCCCTTCCGGAGCAGGAAGACCAGGCCCGTCAGTGGGGGCACAGCACCTTTGGGCAGAGTGCATCCCTTGCCGCGCAGGCGAGGGCAAAGCGGCTTTGGCTGACCCATTATTCCCCCATGATCACCGACCCGGAGGAGTATGCCGCGCAGGCACAGAGCATCTTCCCGGCGGCGGAGTGCGGCTTTGACGGCAAAAGCATCACCCTGCAGTACGAGGAGGCACAGCCATGA
- a CDS encoding tRNA nucleotidyltransferase, translating into MTIRMDEGAAELLDTLHRAGYAAYVVGGCVRDSLLGLTPHDWDLCTSALPQQVMELFGAQRCIPTGLQHGTVTVKQSGALYEITTFRTEGTYTDGRHPDEVHFVPDVREDLARRDFTINAMAYNEKEGLVDPFGGQADLQSGIVRAVGVPRQRFTEDALRILRLYRFAARFGFAIDPPTAQAAQELCAHLDCVSVERIEEELAKLLAAPAPAAYLDKKILLVILPELSSEALAAAKPVVDACPAGAALPIRLAALLLSLGEGGTRRTLRRLRCSNALIEEAAVLVREARRRDGSFLFGHEYGLRHPADASCFEQHSHPAGRCPNSNFLFPPLAAVVAVAGHSIARPIAFGNRVPPQRTVLRETTVTPDFTIYARRLLGKYNLCTVQRLAALGTALQPEHAADFAALSELAERLDADGVCCRVSQLAVNGRDLMAAGIPAGPGIRKVLEALLDGVIREEYPNERQALLAAVQQLAAS; encoded by the coding sequence ATGACCATCCGGATGGACGAGGGTGCGGCAGAGCTGCTGGACACCCTGCACAGGGCGGGCTATGCAGCCTACGTGGTGGGCGGCTGCGTGCGGGACAGTCTGCTGGGCCTTACACCGCACGACTGGGACCTGTGCACCAGTGCTCTGCCGCAGCAGGTGATGGAGCTGTTCGGCGCGCAGCGGTGCATCCCCACCGGCCTGCAGCACGGCACGGTAACGGTGAAGCAGAGCGGTGCCCTTTACGAGATCACCACCTTCCGTACAGAAGGCACCTACACAGATGGCCGCCACCCGGACGAGGTGCACTTTGTGCCGGATGTGCGGGAGGACCTGGCCCGGCGGGATTTTACCATCAACGCCATGGCCTACAATGAAAAAGAGGGCCTTGTGGACCCCTTTGGCGGGCAGGCCGATCTGCAAAGCGGCATCGTACGGGCGGTGGGTGTGCCCCGCCAGCGGTTCACCGAGGACGCGCTGCGCATCCTGCGGCTGTACCGCTTCGCAGCCCGGTTTGGCTTTGCCATCGACCCGCCCACGGCGCAGGCGGCACAGGAGCTGTGTGCCCATCTGGACTGCGTATCGGTGGAGCGCATCGAGGAAGAGCTTGCAAAACTGCTGGCCGCACCCGCCCCTGCGGCATATCTTGACAAAAAAATACTGCTTGTTATTCTGCCGGAGCTTTCATCGGAGGCACTGGCGGCGGCAAAGCCGGTGGTGGATGCCTGCCCGGCGGGGGCGGCTCTGCCCATCCGGCTGGCGGCGCTGCTGCTGAGCCTTGGCGAGGGCGGCACCCGCCGCACCCTCAGGCGCCTGCGCTGCTCCAATGCCTTGATTGAAGAGGCTGCGGTGTTGGTGCGGGAAGCCAGAAGGCGTGACGGTAGCTTTCTCTTCGGACACGAGTACGGGTTGCGGCACCCAGCGGATGCTTCGTGCTTTGAGCAGCACTCGCATCCTGCTGGCCGCTGTCCCAACAGCAACTTCCTGTTTCCGCCACTGGCGGCGGTCGTTGCTGTTGCAGGCCATTCCATCGCCCGCCCTATTGCCTTCGGCAACAGGGTCCCACCCCAGCGGACGGTCCTCAGAGAAACTACCGTCACACCCGACTTTACTATCTACGCCCGCCGACTACTGGGCAAATATAACTTGTGTACCGTGCAGCGTTTGGCAGCACTGGGCACAGCCCTGCAGCCGGAACACGCGGCTGATTTTGCTGCACTTTCCGAATTGGCCGAACGATTGGATGCGGACGGCGTGTGCTGCCGCGTCAGCCAGCTGGCTGTGAATGGCCGTGATCTGATGGCAGCAGGCATCCCGGCGGGGCCGGGCATCCGCAAAGTGCTGGAAGCGCTGCTGGACGGTGTGATCCGGGAAGAATATCCCAACGAGCGGCAAGCCCTGCTGGCCGCAGTGCAGCAGCTCGCTGCGTCTTGA
- the mnmA gene encoding tRNA 2-thiouridine(34) synthase MnmA, whose protein sequence is MTTQTPDSKPRALIAMSGGVDSSVAAWLMQQAGYDCTGITMRLTRNETLGQSGFHTCCSEKDIEDAAEVAYAMDIPYEVLDFTADFREQIIEKFVRVYEAGGTPNPCIDCNKYMKFRHLLDWARAHGMEYVVTGHYARVEQDEATGRFLLKKGLDEGKDQSYVLYNLTQEQLAHIRLPLGGLHKTEVREIAEQHKFVNARKHDSQDICFVPDGDYARFMEDFTGKHYPAGDFLDESGRVVGTHNGAVRYTIGQRKGLGLAMGAPVYVCGKDMQANTVTVGPEEMLFDRIVYADEVNWIAIPELTGPLRVTARTRYHQVEQAATVYPAECGFRLEFDQPQRAPTPGQAVVLYQGDTVLGGGTITRVEK, encoded by the coding sequence ATGACCACACAGACCCCTGATTCAAAGCCGCGTGCCCTCATTGCCATGAGCGGCGGCGTGGACAGCTCGGTGGCGGCATGGCTCATGCAGCAGGCAGGCTATGACTGCACCGGCATCACCATGCGGCTCACCCGCAACGAAACGCTGGGACAGTCCGGCTTTCACACCTGCTGCTCGGAAAAGGACATCGAGGACGCGGCAGAGGTGGCGTATGCCATGGATATCCCGTACGAGGTGCTGGATTTCACGGCCGACTTCCGGGAACAGATCATTGAAAAATTCGTCCGCGTGTATGAGGCGGGCGGCACGCCGAACCCCTGCATCGACTGCAATAAATATATGAAGTTCCGCCATCTGCTGGACTGGGCCCGGGCACACGGCATGGAGTATGTGGTCACGGGCCACTATGCCCGGGTGGAGCAGGACGAGGCCACCGGCCGTTTCCTGCTCAAAAAGGGGCTGGACGAGGGCAAGGACCAGAGCTACGTGCTCTACAACCTCACTCAGGAGCAGCTGGCGCATATCCGTCTGCCGCTGGGCGGCCTGCACAAGACTGAGGTGCGCGAGATCGCGGAGCAGCACAAATTTGTCAATGCCCGCAAGCACGACAGTCAGGACATCTGCTTCGTGCCGGATGGCGACTATGCCCGCTTTATGGAGGACTTCACCGGCAAACACTACCCGGCAGGTGATTTTCTGGACGAGAGCGGCAGGGTGGTGGGCACCCACAACGGCGCGGTGCGGTACACCATCGGCCAGCGCAAGGGGCTGGGCCTTGCCATGGGGGCACCTGTGTACGTCTGCGGCAAGGACATGCAGGCAAACACCGTCACGGTAGGGCCGGAGGAGATGCTGTTCGACCGCATCGTGTATGCGGACGAGGTGAACTGGATCGCCATTCCGGAGTTGACCGGGCCGCTGCGGGTCACAGCCCGCACCCGGTACCATCAGGTGGAGCAGGCCGCCACCGTCTACCCGGCGGAGTGCGGCTTCCGGCTGGAATTTGACCAGCCCCAGCGCGCCCCTACGCCCGGTCAGGCCGTGGTGCTGTATCAGGGCGACACCGTGCTGGGCGGCGGCACCATTACGAGAGTGGAAAAGTAA
- a CDS encoding ThiF family adenylyltransferase, translating to MQNQYSRTQLLLGAEAMEKLHNSRVAVFGIGGVGGYTVEALARSGVGALDLIDDDKVCLTNLNRQIIATRSTVGQYKVDVAAQRIHDIDPDIRVTTHRCFFGPETQDQFDFTQYDYVVDAIDTVTGKLALVMKCKEAGTPIICSMGAGNKMDPTRFEVTDIYKTSVCPLAKVMRTECRKRKIKHLKVVYSKEPAMTPIEDDAISCKYHCICPPGTQRKCTQRRSVPGSNAFVPSVAGLIIGGEVVKDLVGFVPMKG from the coding sequence ATGCAAAATCAGTATTCCCGCACGCAGTTGCTGCTGGGCGCGGAAGCTATGGAAAAACTGCACAATTCCCGCGTGGCGGTGTTCGGCATCGGCGGCGTGGGCGGCTACACGGTGGAAGCGCTGGCGCGCAGCGGCGTGGGGGCACTGGATCTGATCGATGATGATAAGGTCTGCCTGACCAACCTCAACCGCCAGATCATCGCCACCCGCAGCACGGTAGGGCAATATAAGGTAGATGTGGCTGCGCAGCGCATCCACGACATTGACCCGGACATCAGGGTGACCACCCACCGGTGCTTCTTTGGCCCGGAAACACAGGACCAGTTCGACTTTACCCAGTACGACTATGTGGTGGATGCCATTGACACCGTTACCGGCAAGCTGGCGCTGGTGATGAAGTGCAAGGAGGCAGGCACCCCCATCATCTGCTCCATGGGCGCAGGCAACAAGATGGACCCGACCCGCTTTGAAGTGACCGATATCTACAAGACCTCGGTCTGCCCGCTGGCCAAGGTGATGCGCACCGAGTGCCGCAAGCGCAAAATCAAGCACCTGAAGGTGGTCTACTCCAAGGAGCCTGCCATGACCCCCATCGAGGACGACGCCATCAGCTGCAAGTATCACTGCATCTGTCCTCCGGGCACCCAGCGCAAGTGCACCCAGCGCCGTTCGGTGCCGGGCTCCAATGCCTTTGTGCCCTCGGTGGCCGGCCTGATCATCGGCGGCGAGGTGGTAAAAGACCTTGTGGGCTTTGTGCCGATGAAGGGGTAA
- a CDS encoding putative manganese transporter → MELFLDVLGESLVDTAKMLPFLFLAYLLIEYIETRHGERIEALLAGGGRWGAIPGAVLGCVPQCGFSAIASNFYSSRVITLGTLMAVYLATSDEAIPLLVSMPAYWDKLAVLMVIKVVYAIVVGFVLDFVLRGVLPKSLRGGYTGHADEVDCHEEHSDEEGKPAPIWKAALRHTLEIFVFIFAFSLVFGLIVEGVGEDVFADLLGSMGFFQPVVAALVGLIPNCAASVLLTQLYVEGALRFSSLVAGLCTGAGVGLAVLWRTNPSWKQNLFITGLTWGAGAFLGVAMQVVVAVFA, encoded by the coding sequence ATGGAACTGTTTCTGGATGTTCTGGGCGAATCTCTGGTGGATACCGCCAAGATGCTGCCCTTCCTGTTTTTGGCTTATCTTCTGATCGAGTATATCGAGACCCGCCACGGTGAGCGCATTGAAGCACTGCTGGCAGGCGGCGGGCGCTGGGGCGCGATTCCGGGCGCGGTGCTGGGCTGTGTGCCGCAGTGCGGCTTTTCGGCCATTGCGTCCAACTTCTACTCCTCCCGCGTCATCACGCTGGGCACCCTGATGGCCGTCTACCTTGCCACCAGCGACGAAGCCATCCCGCTGCTGGTATCCATGCCGGCCTACTGGGATAAGCTGGCTGTGCTCATGGTCATCAAGGTGGTATACGCCATTGTGGTGGGCTTTGTGCTGGATTTTGTGCTGCGCGGCGTGCTGCCCAAATCGCTGCGCGGCGGCTACACCGGCCATGCCGACGAGGTGGACTGTCACGAGGAGCACAGCGACGAAGAGGGCAAGCCCGCCCCCATCTGGAAAGCGGCCCTGCGCCACACGCTGGAGATCTTTGTGTTCATTTTTGCGTTCAGTCTGGTGTTCGGCCTGATCGTGGAAGGCGTGGGCGAAGATGTGTTTGCAGACCTTCTGGGCAGCATGGGCTTCTTCCAGCCGGTAGTGGCTGCGCTGGTGGGCCTGATCCCCAACTGCGCCGCCAGCGTGCTGCTGACCCAGCTGTATGTGGAGGGTGCCCTGCGCTTTTCCAGTCTGGTGGCGGGCCTTTGCACCGGTGCAGGCGTGGGCCTTGCGGTGCTGTGGCGCACCAATCCTTCGTGGAAGCAGAACCTGTTCATCACCGGCCTGACATGGGGTGCAGGCGCATTCCTCGGCGTGGCAATGCAGGTGGTCGTGGCCGTGTTTGCGTGA
- a CDS encoding HAD family hydrolase, which yields MQYKILASDYDNTLVPFGEGKPRQKVVKAIKKLQAAGGRFVLSTGRAYPCVNLKGQLGGIRFDYAITCNGACVVDREGRIVAEHPLTAEEMYALVDFCEDYNYPLQFNFRDACYAYCEYEYLHRGYRQMNSIGLDCMDGEDQDRHLIDMPHAAFAAVPPEHVADFAAKYGHLGLHWMQVGAQNADGLCYYDIVRGGMDKGVGLADLCEKMGLTLADAVAAGDSANDVAMLKAAGLGCCMANGTPDAKAAADRIIGDVREDGLADLIDELWFDGPRAEPSGRDLGSPWDKIESAGGQ from the coding sequence ATGCAATATAAGATTCTGGCAAGCGATTACGACAACACACTGGTGCCCTTTGGCGAGGGCAAGCCGCGTCAGAAGGTGGTAAAAGCCATCAAAAAGCTGCAGGCCGCAGGCGGCAGATTCGTGCTCAGCACCGGACGTGCGTATCCGTGCGTCAACCTCAAAGGCCAGCTGGGCGGCATCCGGTTCGATTATGCCATCACCTGCAACGGTGCCTGTGTGGTGGACCGCGAGGGCCGCATCGTGGCCGAGCACCCGCTCACCGCTGAGGAAATGTACGCGCTGGTGGATTTCTGCGAGGATTATAACTATCCGCTGCAGTTCAATTTCAGGGATGCCTGCTACGCCTACTGCGAGTATGAATATCTGCACAGGGGCTACCGGCAGATGAACAGCATCGGGCTGGACTGTATGGACGGCGAAGATCAGGACCGCCACCTGATCGACATGCCCCACGCCGCTTTTGCGGCAGTGCCGCCGGAGCACGTGGCAGATTTTGCGGCAAAGTACGGCCATCTGGGCCTGCACTGGATGCAGGTGGGCGCGCAGAATGCCGACGGCCTGTGCTACTACGACATCGTGCGCGGTGGAATGGACAAAGGCGTGGGCCTTGCCGACCTGTGCGAAAAGATGGGCCTGACACTGGCCGATGCCGTGGCGGCAGGCGATTCTGCCAACGATGTGGCCATGCTGAAGGCAGCGGGCCTTGGCTGCTGCATGGCAAACGGCACGCCGGACGCAAAGGCTGCCGCCGACCGCATCATTGGCGATGTGCGGGAGGACGGCCTTGCCGACCTGATCGATGAGCTGTGGTTCGACGGCCCCAGAGCAGAGCCGTCCGGCCGCGACCTTGGCTCGCCTTGGGATAAAATTGAAAGTGCAGGCGGACAATGA
- a CDS encoding DNA-deoxyinosine glycosylase: MSFEPVYNEHSRALILGTWPSPKSREMAFYYGHPQNRFWPMMAALTGEPVPAREDIEAKKQIILRHGLALWDTLERCTITGAADASIKDAVPNDIAALLAKAPIEAVFCNGATAYRIYTKYLQPVSGIAAVKLPSTSPANAACRPEKLREIWGAALLPWINK; encoded by the coding sequence ATGAGCTTTGAACCGGTGTATAACGAACACAGCCGGGCGCTGATCCTTGGCACATGGCCCAGCCCCAAAAGCCGGGAGATGGCCTTTTACTACGGCCACCCGCAGAACCGCTTCTGGCCCATGATGGCCGCGCTGACCGGTGAGCCGGTGCCTGCCCGTGAGGACATTGAAGCCAAAAAGCAGATCATCCTGCGCCATGGGCTGGCCCTCTGGGACACGCTGGAACGCTGCACCATCACCGGCGCAGCGGACGCTTCCATCAAGGATGCAGTGCCGAATGATATTGCCGCTCTGCTGGCAAAGGCACCCATTGAAGCAGTATTCTGCAACGGAGCCACCGCATACCGGATCTATACAAAGTATTTGCAGCCGGTGTCTGGCATTGCAGCGGTAAAGCTGCCCAGCACCAGCCCGGCAAACGCTGCCTGCCGCCCGGAAAAGCTGCGCGAAATCTGGGGCGCGGCCCTCTTGCCGTGGATCAACAAATGA
- a CDS encoding 5-bromo-4-chloroindolyl phosphate hydrolysis family protein, whose protein sequence is MSKIIRTRKPSVLPFYAMALVFLVLCAVLPVYKLWALLAALGGAFVAFGAAQKVCPPRVVEHEVPFHTGVEDVDAMLTDIQQKLDTLHTLNEQLPDPQLSAAMTRMEKAGRSIVEAVEANPEKAKQVRRFANYYLPDAVNVLQQYAKLAKQGVRGENAAAIRTEVEHNAASIATAFENQLDALYAAESMDLSADITVLQNMLKGQGLS, encoded by the coding sequence ATGAGCAAGATCATCCGCACCAGAAAGCCCAGCGTTCTGCCATTTTATGCAATGGCACTGGTCTTTTTGGTATTGTGCGCGGTACTGCCGGTGTATAAGCTGTGGGCGCTGCTGGCGGCGCTGGGCGGTGCATTTGTGGCCTTTGGTGCGGCACAGAAGGTCTGCCCGCCCCGGGTGGTGGAGCACGAAGTGCCTTTCCACACCGGTGTGGAGGATGTGGACGCGATGCTGACCGACATCCAGCAGAAACTGGATACCCTGCACACCCTCAACGAGCAGCTGCCGGACCCGCAGCTCTCTGCCGCCATGACCCGCATGGAAAAGGCGGGCCGCTCCATTGTGGAAGCGGTGGAAGCAAACCCGGAAAAGGCAAAGCAGGTGCGCAGGTTCGCAAACTATTACCTGCCGGATGCGGTGAACGTTCTGCAGCAGTATGCAAAGCTGGCAAAGCAGGGCGTGCGCGGCGAGAATGCCGCAGCCATCCGTACCGAGGTGGAGCACAATGCTGCTTCCATTGCCACGGCGTTTGAAAACCAGCTGGATGCCCTGTACGCCGCCGAGAGCATGGACCTTTCTGCAGATATCACGGTGCTGCAGAACATGCTCAAAGGGCAGGGCCTGAGCTAA
- a CDS encoding LemA: protein MANADFSQKQNSTSGGFDAGSYREQKQPEQAVPLTPLQQKLTGLEAKLPAALSTRAAALALSVVVMLAAFLGFGSAKLRSRYNEVRKWYTVGVAADNGYNLNEELTTRMNTAANIITTAGSTLGADSAEVQAAQSALSDFTACLEAVQNGGKSQALTSLPYYQGSTMHALYQANEVLGSRIDQLYAKLQEQAADPMKIGAVQGQYGQFNSAATIIGTLKYNDAVYDYQKETGGFPASVLGSIAGVKEVEPFA from the coding sequence ATGGCAAACGCAGATTTTTCGCAAAAACAGAACAGCACTTCCGGCGGTTTTGACGCGGGCAGCTACCGCGAACAAAAGCAGCCGGAGCAGGCCGTGCCGCTGACACCTCTGCAGCAGAAGCTGACAGGGCTGGAAGCAAAGCTGCCCGCAGCCCTTTCCACCCGCGCAGCTGCACTGGCGCTGAGCGTGGTGGTGATGCTGGCGGCCTTTTTGGGCTTTGGCAGCGCCAAGCTGCGCAGCCGGTACAACGAAGTCCGCAAATGGTACACGGTGGGTGTGGCGGCAGACAACGGCTATAACCTCAACGAGGAGCTGACCACCCGCATGAACACGGCGGCAAACATCATCACCACCGCCGGCAGCACGCTGGGAGCGGACAGTGCCGAGGTACAGGCCGCACAGAGCGCGCTGAGCGATTTTACCGCCTGTCTGGAAGCCGTGCAGAACGGCGGCAAAAGTCAGGCACTCACCTCGCTGCCCTATTATCAGGGCAGCACGATGCATGCGCTGTATCAGGCCAACGAGGTGCTGGGGTCGCGGATCGATCAGCTCTACGCAAAGCTGCAGGAGCAGGCCGCAGACCCCATGAAGATAGGCGCGGTGCAGGGCCAGTACGGCCAGTTCAACAGTGCGGCTACCATTATCGGCACCCTGAAATACAACGATGCCGTTTACGACTACCAGAAAGAGACCGGCGGCTTCCCGGCCAGCGTGCTGGGCAGCATTGCCGGTGTAAAGGAGGTTGAACCCTTCGCATGA
- a CDS encoding TPM domain-containing protein, protein MKNFAKRVSALVLALVVGAAALCPAALAAASLPDLPKDECVVDDANILSDSTTQTIVDLNNQLQSSCNGAQIGVLTVDYTGNYSTEDYATQALNAWGIGSASENNGVLILLVMESPIYEDGDYYVTYGDGFRNTTLESQASALAQTMEGDFVNRDYSDAVITCANNVADTIASVYGVNLNNGSYDDGSYAEPDDGPTTFEDVVLGIVILFMSLMVMLIIVLFVFRVFIAPIGHAAGWNWGPFAWGYMAGSARRHRPGPPPLRAPASAPDTARAMAPAPAMTGPARPGTTTGVRPVLPWAAALAAGPSVAPAEVAPLGAARSAAAPSVEWAAAAATAAAVVAAVKNTKTRRTAVGGMPAAVLFLGFRREGNSFDKSTLLTYTEKHA, encoded by the coding sequence ATGAAAAATTTTGCAAAACGCGTAAGCGCTCTGGTGCTGGCCCTTGTGGTGGGCGCAGCGGCCCTGTGCCCGGCGGCCCTTGCCGCCGCCAGCCTGCCGGACCTGCCCAAAGACGAATGTGTGGTGGACGATGCCAACATCCTGAGCGACAGCACTACCCAGACCATCGTTGATCTGAACAACCAGCTGCAGTCCAGCTGCAACGGAGCACAGATCGGCGTACTGACTGTAGATTATACGGGTAATTATTCCACTGAGGATTATGCAACACAGGCCCTCAACGCCTGGGGCATCGGCTCGGCTTCCGAGAACAACGGTGTGCTGATCCTGCTGGTGATGGAATCGCCCATCTACGAGGACGGCGATTACTACGTGACCTACGGCGACGGCTTCCGCAACACCACGCTGGAAAGTCAGGCCAGTGCCCTCGCTCAGACCATGGAAGGTGATTTTGTTAACCGCGATTACAGCGATGCAGTAATCACCTGTGCCAACAATGTGGCCGACACCATTGCAAGTGTTTATGGGGTAAATCTGAACAATGGCAGCTACGACGATGGCAGCTACGCGGAGCCGGACGACGGCCCCACTACCTTTGAGGATGTCGTTCTGGGTATCGTGATCCTGTTCATGTCCCTGATGGTGATGCTGATCATCGTACTGTTCGTGTTCCGGGTGTTCATTGCACCCATCGGCCACGCAGCAGGCTGGAACTGGGGTCCCTTCGCATGGGGCTACATGGCAGGTTCGGCCCGCCGGCACCGTCCCGGCCCGCCGCCCCTCCGGGCCCCGGCTTCGGCCCCGGATACGGCCCGGGCTATGGCCCCGGCCCCCGCAATGACCGGCCCCGCCCGCCCCGGAACAACAACCGGCGTCCGCCCCGTCCTCCCATGGGCGGCGGCTTTGGCGGCGGGTCCTTCGGTGGCTCCCGCGGAGGTGGCTCCTTTGGGGGCGGCTCGTTCGGCGGCGGCTCCTTCGGTGGAATGGGCGGCGGCGGCAGCCACGGCGGCGGCGGTGGTCGCGGCCGTTAAAAACACAAAAACACGGAGAACTGCTGTGGGCGGTATGCCTGCGGCAGTTCTCTTTTTAGGTTTCAGGCGTGAAGGAAATTCATTTGACAAATCAACTTTGTTAACCTATACTGAGAAACATGCATAA